The genome window CAGCTCGTCGCCTACACGGGCAATGCGGAAGGGCGCAACGTCTCCTGGCTCCCCTCCTACGGCCCCGAGATGCGGGGCGGTACGGCCAACTGCAGCGTCGTGATCTCCGACGAGAAGGTGGGGTCCCCGGTCGTCTCCGATGCGGATGCCGTGGTGGTGATGAACCAGCCGTCCCTGACCAAGTTCAAGGACGACGTCAAGAAGGGCGGCGTCCTGCTCTACAACAGCGATCTGGTCAAAGTGGAAGGTGAGAATATCCGCAGCGACATCCGAGCCATCGCCGTCCCGGCCAACACGATCGCCAACGACAACGGCAGCGACAAGGTGGCGAACATCGTCATGCTGGGGGCCCTCGTTGCCGCGACCGACCTGGTGAGCGACTCGATGTGCGTCGAGATGATCAAGGAGAAGCTGGGCAAGAAGAAGCCGCAGTTCCTGCCCATGAACCTGAACGCTTACGAGGCGGGCAAGGCCCTGGTGAAATAGCGGCCCGCGGTTGTCTCTCCGAGGGGGGCCGCTCGCTTTAAAAGAGAGTTGAGCCACCGGCCGGTCCGCATAACCTCTGTTTCCTGAGGGGCTTAATGGGATAATGAGAAGACCAAGGGGCATCCCCTTGGTCTTCTCATTTCGTTCATGAGTCCATGAGTCGAGTTCAATCAGGATAGTACTGGAGCGTCAGGTCTCGTTCCTTGCACCATTCCGTCCAGGTTTTTTCTTTGAAGTCAGTATCCTTGGCGTAATTGTAGAACTGTTGCAAGAAAATACGCCGCTCCACGGACGCTTTCATTCTGTAATGTTTTTTACCCGTAAGGGCCAATTCGGCACGTACATCTACGGGCCCTATGAGTCCTTGCCGAGCTGCAATATCGTCAAAACTTGCCACTTTATAGCTCTTGTAAATGTCCGTCATCACCATAAAGTTTGTAGTGCGCCCTTCACCGGCGTAACAATGCATGAACAGCCACTCGTCGTCGGGGAGACCTGCCATGAAGGCTACAAACAGATCGACTTCGTGATCGTCGGGGCGAAAATGGTTGGTGTCCGCAAAACGCACATATTTAGCGCCTTTGCTTCTCACAAATTCCCCCTCGCTCATGATTACTGGTTTCTTGTACTCCAGCATAGGGCTGTCGTAGTCCGCCCCCCAATTTTTGGTTTGATACATCTTGATGTGATCCTGCTTTTTTAAGTCGTCAAGGAGTTTCGTCTCTATTTCGAGCACTTTTTCCGTAGGAATTCCTTCGTTGACGTAATTATTGGGTATCCAATACATAAACACATTGCCGTCGATCAAACCATGTGTTTCACCACGCAGATCGAGCACGGTCAGCTTGTCTGGCGTTACGCCGACCTTTTCTTTGAGGGTGGCCAAAACCCAGTCAAATTGCTTTGCCGTAAAATCAGCTCCACCACTGGTGCGCAATGTGTCCATACCGGCCCGGCTTACCTCGGTCTTGTACCCCAGCTCTTTCAGTTTATCTAATTTTTCCGTTGGAAAGGGGTCTATCGACATTCGCCAGTTGGGGTATTTAAAATCTGCAGGCAGGTCTTCGTTGAGAAAGTCGACCTTCCAAACCGGTGTTGGCTCGGCCGCATTCGACTGAGAGTATAGAAAGCCAAACAAAATGAAGGACGCCATCATCCAAAGTCCAAATACACGCCGCAACATAAAAACCTCCTTTATAAATTAAATGAAAAATTTATGCCGAGCTTTGCTGTCGTTCACTTTATCAATATAAGTTTTTAATGTCAAATTTTATTGCGAGAAAGATCGAATCTTTAGATGGGGTTTCAGATGAAATCTGTTTCTCTCCTTTTCCATCGAACATCGTTGGAGGTATCGTGAGGTCCTTGAAAATAAAAGACGCGTACTGCTGGGACGATAAGATGGCCTGTCTGTTTGTTAAAATTTAAGAAGCTGTGTTGCCTGTTTGTGCTTTTTCCGTTTTTTATCGCGTTGTCGAAAGGGGTCGGTGGGGAACATGGTGACGAACGGGACGACGGACTCGGAGCGCTGCGTCTCCAGCCGCCGGGTCTACGAGGGGCGCATCCTGAACCTGAGGGTGGACGAGGTGGCGCTCGCAAACGGCCGGGCGGCGAAGCGCGAGGTCGTGGAACACGCCGCCGCGGTGGGGGTCCTGGCCCTGGCGGACGGCGGCCGTGTCCTCCTGGTGCGCCAATACCGCTACGCCGTCGGGGAGGAGACGCTCGAGATCTGCGCCGGGCTGGTGGAGGAGGGGGAGGACCCGCGGGAGGCAGCGGTGCGCGAGATGCAGGAGGAGCTCGGGGTCCGGCCCGAGCGGCTGCGGGAGATCGGGCGCTTTTTCGCCTCGCCGGGCTTCTGTACGGAGCTGCTGATCCTGTTCCTGGCGGAGGGGCTCACGCCCTCGCGCCTGCCGCAGGACGAGGACGAGGACGTCTCCGTGGCGGAGATTCCCCTTGAGGATATCCCGATCAGGATGGCCGAGGGGGCGTTCCGGGACTCCAAGACCTATGCGGCTCTGGCCTGGCTGATGGCCCGAGAGGGGCTGCGGCCGCAGTCATGAGCTTCGCCGGTTTTGTCCGCGCCCCGTCCTCTCGGAGGTCCGGGGCCGCCGGAGCGGAGAGGGAAGCGGGATGACCGTCGCGCGTGAGGGGGTTCTGTTCCTGCGTCACGGCAATCTGTGGACGGGGGACTCGCGCCGTCCCCGGGCGGAGTCGATGCTCGTCCGGGGGGACAGGATCCTGGCGGTGGGGAGCGACGAGGCGTTGTCGAATCTTCCCGAGGCGGCCGGGGCGGTGCGGTACGAGTTGAACGGCGTCTCGGTCCTGCCGGGATTCAGCGACTGCCACATCCACGTCTTGGCCTCCGCGAAGGCGATGTACGCCGTGGACCTGAGCGCGTGCGGAAGTTTTGAAGAGGTGCGGCGGCGCATCGAGGCCCATGGGGCGTCGGTCCCTCCGGACACTTGGGTCTACGCGACGAACCTCAACGAGGCCCGGTGGGACGCCCCCGTGCTGCCGGATGCGGAAACGCTGGACCGCATCGCGATCCCCAACCCGCTGCTGATCCATCGCGTGTGCACTCACGCCACGCTGCTGAACTCCAGGGCCCTGGAGCTCGTCGGGGAGGAGGCCTTCGATGGGATCGCCGGGGTCGGCAGGGACGCGGCGGGCCGGTTGAGCGGCGTGCTGGTCGAGGCAGCCCAGCTCCCCGCGCATCGGGCCCTTCGCCGGTCCCTTTACACCCGGTCCAGGCTCCTGAAGTACCTGGAGG of Fretibacterium sp. OH1220_COT-178 contains these proteins:
- a CDS encoding 2-oxoacid:acceptor oxidoreductase family protein, producing MDKKSEGKKFERTLVAAGFGGQGLMVLGQLVAYTGNAEGRNVSWLPSYGPEMRGGTANCSVVISDEKVGSPVVSDADAVVVMNQPSLTKFKDDVKKGGVLLYNSDLVKVEGENIRSDIRAIAVPANTIANDNGSDKVANIVMLGALVAATDLVSDSMCVEMIKEKLGKKKPQFLPMNLNAYEAGKALVK
- a CDS encoding NUDIX hydrolase yields the protein MVTNGTTDSERCVSSRRVYEGRILNLRVDEVALANGRAAKREVVEHAAAVGVLALADGGRVLLVRQYRYAVGEETLEICAGLVEEGEDPREAAVREMQEELGVRPERLREIGRFFASPGFCTELLILFLAEGLTPSRLPQDEDEDVSVAEIPLEDIPIRMAEGAFRDSKTYAALAWLMAREGLRPQS